A window of Ictidomys tridecemlineatus isolate mIctTri1 chromosome 1, mIctTri1.hap1, whole genome shotgun sequence contains these coding sequences:
- the Ankrd33b gene encoding ankyrin repeat domain-containing protein 33B isoform X8, with protein sequence MVLLAGPGPEGGGARCLSPQPPTAPRGAETGDDPADYEEYEDFSSLADTRSIASDDSFYPPEGEDECSEVSSDSVSEGFPEAATFLRAACANDVGLLQALVRRGPRVEEVQETDRNGRVVSPPTACILERKAMGKELTCSDM encoded by the exons ATGGTGCTGCTGGCCGGGCCCGGGCCGGAGGGCGGCGGGGCGCGCTGCTTGTCCCCGCAGCCGCCGACCGCACCCCGGGGCGCGGAGACCGGGGACGACCCAGCGGACTACGAGGAATACGAGGACTTCTCGAGTCTGGCCGACACCCGCAGCATCGCTTCCGACGATTCCTTCTACCCTCCTGAAGGCGAGGACGAGTGCAGCGAGGTGAGCTCGGACAGCGTCTCAGAGGGCTTCCCGGAGGCAGCGACCTTCCTGCGCGCCGCCTGCGCCAACGACGTGGGGCTGCTGCAGGCGCTGGTGCGGCGGGGCCCGCGCGTCGAGGAGGTGCAGGAGACCGACCGCAACGGCCGG GTAGTGTCTCCTCCAACAGCCTGTATCCTGGAAAGAAAAGCAATGGGGAAAGAGCTGACCTGCAGTGACATGTG